The nucleotide sequence TAATCTTTCTTGGTGCTGGTGACTTTCTTTATTCCCGtttgattttaatttctattttgtaTTTACTCTAGGATCAGGTGGATCACCTGCTGGCTCTGAAGATCAAAGCCTGCTCTCTGAACTCCAAACTGTCTGCCCAGGAGAAGAAAACCATCCTGGCTGACTTGGCAAGTGAGAAGCCTCAAGTAAAGCTCCTGTACATCACCCCAGAGATGGCAGCTGCCTCTTCCTTCCAGCCAACACTGAACTCCCTGATGTCCAGAAACCTCCTGTCCTACCTGGTCATTGATGAAGCTCACTGTGTTTCCCAGTGGGGACACGACTTCCGCCCCGACTACCTGCGCCTGGGCTCCCTGCGCAGCCGCATCCCCCACACCCCCTGCGTTGCCCTGACTGCCACTGCCACCAAGCAGGTCCAGGAGGATGTGGTGGCAGCGCTCAAGCTCAAGCAACCACTTTCCACCTTCAAGACTCCTTGTTTCAGATCTAACTTGTTCTATGATGTGCAGTTCAAAGAGCTCCTTACTGATCCGTACGCCAACTTGAAGGATTTCTGTCTGAAGGCGCTTGAAGTGAAGGGCGCCACTGGGGTAGGTTGTACCTTTAGGGAAGAAAACTAAACTGGACAAAATCTACCCTAATGGTCCCTGGCCTTCTAGGGGTTGGTGGGGCCCTCACAGGTCTGTAGCAGGAAATCAGGTGGTCCCAGGAAGGAAAGTGCTCGTGTGTGTTTTCTAAGTCCTCTAAAAGTGCACACATATTATTTAGTTCCTCTAAAACAGGTAGAATGTGGAGGCTGTGGTCCTGTCAGAGGTGTCCTCAGAAGGGGGTTAGTATAAAAGAAAATTGACTAGGAATATAGAACAAGTATTTCCACTTGGTTTGTCACACCTTCTGTGGCCTTCTGTATGTTTGTGTTCTGCTCTTTTAGTGTTGTGATGAGCAGAAGCATTTGAAGTGTTGAATTTCCTGCTCTAACACTAATTCTCAAAATAACTCTGCAGCTCAGCTATAACCTCTGCACCTGGGTGTGTTTGTGAGATGCTCCTTGCATTGTGTCTACTAGGAGAGGATGAGGGGCTGTATTTGCAGCTTTGTTGTTTGACTTCAGGCAGTGTCCTGGCCTTTGTCTCCTGGCTCCCAGGTGTACTCCGGCTGTGGCATCGTGTACTGCAGGATGAGGGATGTGTGTGACCAGCTGGCCATTGAGCTGAGCTACCGAGGGCTGAAGGCCAAGGCCTATCATGCAGGTACCTGAGTCTGCATCTCTCACTAGCTGGGAGAATGAACTCTGCCACCTGGGTTGGGGCTACCTAGAAAACTGCTTTCTAGGCATGCTCTGCACTCTGTGTGATGCTCACACACCAGGTCTGTGAGGTAAGTGCAGCCCTTCACCACAATGGCATTCCCATGTCTCCAGAACTATTGGTTTTGTTGGATCTTTCATGGCCTGAATATAACAACTGCTTTTATCCCGGGTGGggagctggatttttttctctggaaTAAAAACAGCTGCTGCTGACTTCTGCTTGGTCCCAGGCCAGTTTAAACACTGGGAAGAGAGGAGTGTGTACATCAGACAGTTTTAGTGAGGGAGTTTGCCTGTAATGGGGGAATGGatgagaaggaaagaaacaagaggattttctttctttcttttttttggtttttttttttttttttttttgttttttgttttttttccttggggtttggggtttggttggttggttttggtctggTTTGTTGTGGtggtgtttattttcttctgttttccttcccagggcTCAAGGCAGCTGACAGGACTTCTGTCCAGAATGAGTGGATGGAGGAGAAGATCCCTGTCATTGTTGCAACCATCAGTTTTGGAATGGGAGTAGACAAAGGAAACGTCAGGTGTGTGAGGCTGAGTGTTGTGCACCATCAGAGACTGAAACCTGAGCAGGGGGAAGGAAAGGTCTCAGCCTCTGTTACCTAATCCACCTGACTCAACTGCCTGATGAACACTTGcttaaaccaacaaaaccagTGCTGGAAGTTTTTatcttaaaagcagcaaaaccaaaccTGGGAGGGCTTTGTAAAAACATCAAACACAAGGCAGCAGAGCTCCTCTTTGCCAGTCATCCTCAAAATCAAGAAAATTGGAGGAATGCTTTTCTGCCACACCCTCCATGGTTTCAGAAAAAGCCATCAGTGCAATCACAGCtgtctctttcacttctcttaGTGCAATAGCTGCTGTTTAAAAGCAGTGGAAAGAAAATCTGCACCTAAAATAATTCACCCACCCTCTATTAAAATAGTCAGAGCCAGCTTTTTTTTGGAGATCTCTTGCAGtgcaatggggaaaaaatagccCTTCACAAATGGCAATAACCATATAAAAATACAGCTCTGGTCCAAGGACAGAAACTTTGCACATGGTTTGCCATTGCTGTTCCTTTGAGATTGCTGTCCCCATAAGGGCTCTGGGTTAGAATTCCTGCCCTGCAATATGGCTGTGCTGAGTTATTATTATGATCACTTACTAGAGGGATAATTCAGGTGCAGCTGAGACAACACCCACAACAGACCTCATGTCTAAAATCCGCATACAGAAGCTGCTCTGAATACTgtgagagcagggcaggacatCACTGAGCCAATCCCATCAGTTCACAACTGTGCCATCCCTctgcctgtgtcactgtgcTGCCAGGAAACAGGATCCCCTAGCAGTGACAATTTTACTCCTTGATGCATCTTTCCAAACAGAGAAGTGAGGAGTCTCATAGGACATGAATGAATGACCTGCTGAAGCACTCTGCCCTGTCCAGTGGTCATTAAAAAAGGCAGAGTAACTGAAATGCACAGGGCTGACTGAAAGTGAAATATAGCTGAAATATGCTTGTAGTCTGGTTAGTTTACAAGGAATAGAGTTAAAATGACTCTTTacaggcattttaaaaataacttaaagAACATTATAACCAAGCCTAGTTAACAAGGTACTGCTGCTTAGCTTTTGCTCTGTGTTGGCAGATTTCTGAGTATTCATGCATATGTTATCAAATAAGATCAGGTCTGACAACTTCTGGAGGTGACTTTTCTGGACAAAAGGGAAAACGGAGGTGGTGTCCCTTTTTATTCTGGTGGAATCTGCTCCTCTCTCTTCACTGTTAACTCAGTTCTgcttaaaattatttatcaaTTTCTTCAGCAAACTTCCTGATGGGGTTTAAATGTGCAGGGCTCTGATGCTTCCTGCTTGGCCTGTTCCTGGGTTGTTTCTGTTTAAAGAAACACATTTGCTGGCTTTTGTCATTTAATCTTTAGCTACACCTATATGCATCATACCTGCCCTTGGGTCATGCTGGCTTTGAGGCAGACTTGAAAACATTGGCAGCATTACTGTGCAATCCTCTCAAAACAGGTATAAGCTGAATTGCTGAATAGTCAGGTACAAGCAGGTTTAAAGCAGTCTTGCAGTGCTGTGTTGAAAACCTTCCTGCGGAGATTACATAAAATTTAGTAATTATTCTATATTCATATTTGCTGGTTAGGAAGGTTGCCTTCATCTGAGAAGCACAGTGAGGTGGAATTTCCCATGGAGATTTTGGctaaatgtctttttaaaagaaagtacttaaaaatgtgtttcataATGGTGCAGTTGTGTGCCACAAAATAAATGACTTTTTTATTAATGCTGTATTTTATGGTAAAATCTCTCAAACTACTTAATTCAGTGTCCTTATTCTCAGTCTTCATAGCTGCACAGTTGTATGCATGTTTGGGATACTCACGTGCTCGTTCTTTTCTATCCATTTGGAGTGGCATTCTGCTCACATGCTGTCCAGCTGCATTTGTTTTCttacagctctgctgctttccatgTTTTGTGTGTTAAGAGGACTAAAACTTCAGTGTGCCAATTCTCTTGCTGTGTTCCATCCTCTTTTATGTTTTGCTGCCCTGTTTTTTGCTATTGTTGATGCCCACAGACACCACACTGGTGTATGCAGTGCTCTGAGAAGCCTGCAGCCTCATGTTCCCTGTTTTACCACATGCAGATTTGTTGCCCACTGGAATATTGCCAAGTCAATGGCTGGATATTACCAGGagtctggcagagctgggagagatGGAAAACCATCCTGCTGCCGCCTCTATTACTCAAGGAATGACAGGGATCAAGTCAGCTTCCTGATCAAGAAGGAGCTCTCTAACATCCAGGTGAGAGCTGCAGAACACTACCCACCTGCTTGGATCACACTGCCTTGGCTCTGGTCTGGTTTGCCTGCAGTAACCTCTGAATATGAAAAGATGAAATGAAATGTTCTGAGTCTAGAGCTGTGTGGAGCCCCATTTCAAGGGATAGCAGAAGGAAGGGAAGTAGGGAAAGGAAAGGCTACCAGAGCCAGTTCTATTAGAGAGGAATAGAGCAGAGACAGGGAGGTGTCTGTAGCTGTTTGCCATGTAGCTCAGAAGGGTTGGATTTGATCATTACTAGAGTTACTCTATCTGTGTAAATTTAAATTGGACTACAGTCCTTGTCCCATCtactttcaggaaaaaaaaggcgCCTTAAAAGAGTCTGACAAAGCTGTGATGACAGCTTTTGATGCCATTGTGAACTTCTGTGAGGAGCTGGGGTGAGTGCATTTCTTTCATACACCACTGTTAATGCTGGGGAAAACATGCCCTATTCTTCCAGGAAATTGTTATGGCTGAGAtcctgctgtgtccctgagAAATCTCTCATCATTCCCACCTCTGAGTTAACTGAGACCTTGGTCTTGGAGTCTGACCAAGTCAGAGGGATGTTTAACTTCTCTGGTGATACATTTTACAATATCCATCTTTGATCGTGGGTTGACTTAGttgcatttgcttttgttttgactCTCCTCCTTCAGTACATCACTCCTCTCCTAAGGGGGCAGAGAGCCATGGGATGGAAGCATTTAGATTTAGTGTTTCTGTAAATCTCAGTGTCTCCACTCTGCAAAGTGTCTGTGATTCTCACTGACCTTAGAAGGACCTGATGGTGCTCAGAATGTTTCAGAAACAGGCTCAAATTATGGATGTGCCCAATCTAAATGCAGACTAGCAACCACAACATGCCTTGTTCAGGTTTAGTTCATGCCTTGTATGCTGTAATTGTACTAATTGCTGTTCTATGCTGGATCAGACATCAAAGCTGTAATTTTGCCAGGAAGAGAGCAGTATGTGTTCACTAACTGAAAATTATCTTTGTGTGTCATGCTTACAAGTTctaaattttgtttcatttttcacatGTGGGTCTAGGACAGCTTTTTCAGCATGAATGTAACAGGTGGTGCTTTTCTGGTGCCTTGGTGAGAGTGTTCTCTCCTTGTCATGTTTGGCAAACAAATCCTGAGTTTATAGGAGTCTTGCTTGTACTGAAGTGTGGCACAACACTGAGCCCTGTGGCACTTGAAGGGGCACTCCTTTGCCCAAAGTCAAGGTGATGCTGTGAAGTAGCTGCTGAGAGACTTCTTGTTCTAAGAATTTGATCCACTTGTCTGAGGAGCTCTGCCCCTTCTGGGGTGTGTTCCCAGATCACACATGGCTGTTGTGGCTGGGTTTTTtataatcacagaatggtttaggttggaagagaccttttaAGATGACCTAGTTCAACCctctgccataggcagggacactttcccctaggccaggttgctccaagccccatcctaCCTGGCCTTCCAAGGGATGGGGAATCCATAACTTCTCTAGGCAACCTGCCCCAGTATCTTACCACCCTCAAAGTAATAATCTGAATAAGGAAATATCACTGACTTAATCAGAAATCACCCGTCCCagactttttcttcccttacTCAGCTTGATCCATTCTTCCAACTGTGTATCATGGGGTGTGCATCCAAGAGTCACATATTGCAGCACCCCTGCCTGGCTTCCCTGCTCATAACTCTACAGGAGACTGAGGTGCTGTGGAAAGTGAAGCCATGTGGCATTTCTTTTTACATATTGAATTAATACAGTTCTACTCACTATCCAAACAATGAAAGCAAACTCAAACTCTGACCTTGCAAGGTTAGAATTAAGAACAAATAAAGACTGTGTACTGGCAAGTAAGTTTTTGCATAGTGTATTTAGGCCTGAGTATGACAGGAGAACAATGGTCTAAGCTGCTTTTAGAGGGTGGGTTCAGACAAAGTTTCCAGTGGTCAGAGTTTCCTACTGCCCTTTTGCAAGGTGAACCCCTCACCATCCCacgcagctccagcagcagaacaCATCTTTATTTTGCAGTTCCTGAAACCAGACAGCCTCATGTATTGAGTTTGCTGTGGCCTGCAGAACAACTTGCTGGCACTTTGCTGGACATTGCTCTTGATGCAGGGAAGTTGCATGGAGAGAAATAACCACCCAGGGAATGAGATGAGAGTTTTCTGTGAAAACACAATCAGGTTGTACCCAGGCTGATTCTTGCTCAGCTGTACCAAGTTCAGTGTCCCCACTTTGCTGGCTATGAGCCATCCCATCTGTGCCTTGGAGATGTGCAGCACCCAAAGATAGCAGCAAATAAAATGAgagcaataaaaacaaaacagaatatGCCAATCACCACCAGCCCTCCAAGAGCCCAATCACTTGTTGCAATCAGTCTCTTTAGGTCTTGCAGATCTGAGGATGCCTCTTGCTCGAGTGACATGCTGGCTTCCACCCTGCTGGAGGCAGACAACAACAGGGTCAGGTCTTGTATTCTCTCCATGCCCTCAGCCACAGCCCCAAAACCAGTGCAGGTATGCATGGTGTCTGTGCCTGCAGGCATCCCCCTCCAAAAGGAGGGTCACCCTTCACAGAAATGGGAGCAGAAACTAGAGGAAATACAGCTGAGACTGGTTCAACAATCAGATCTATGGGGATGTAAAGAGGAAAAGCTGCTTGCTCTACAGCATTTTGGCAGTTGAGATTTATTGTAATCATAGCTTATCAATATTTTCAATAATACAGTGTCTCTCCAGCATGTTCAATATAAACTCTTTGTCAGCTGTACAGCCTATACTTGAAAGACAAGTATTCAGTGGGAGAAATTCCTTGATGCCATTGGAAGGATCTCTAAAATGAAGAGTTGGGGGCTTAAACTCTGAGAAGACAATGGAGCTTAAATGAACACttacttaaaaacaaacaagcaaaaaactCTACCAATAATAAGCAAGGATAATGTACAACTTTTCTTCCATAGGGCTTAGAATAGTCCAATTATGTTTTAAAAGGGTGTCCTGCTAATGGAGTTGGCTTTATTAATGGTTTCTGTTACTCTGCAATAGAAGCATAAGTTTTCCTCCCACAAGGAGGTCCAGTAATAATTTAAACTGGGATCTCACTTGCTCTTTCACTGATACTTTGAATAATGACTTCACTGTCAGCTTTCTAAAGAACATCCAGCATCTCTTTGTTAGCATCCTGTGGTTTTACTGAAGCTTCTTTGCTTCTCAAGGGAAAGGATTATTTCTCACACTTTCTTGTAAATGTGACTATGCAGATGTAATACAGGAAGAGATAttggttatttttaaaattttcttgaCTTGCTGCCTCTTATGTCTGTATCCTCCGTActctaagaaaaataattattcctGTAAAGTGTTTCATCCTCAGCAGGCTGGATTTGACTTGAAGCACAAGCTCACACTTGCTgaagtttttgtttctttctcaaCAGCCAGATTC is from Anomalospiza imberbis isolate Cuckoo-Finch-1a 21T00152 chromosome 19, ASM3175350v1, whole genome shotgun sequence and encodes:
- the RECQL5 gene encoding ATP-dependent DNA helicase Q5 isoform X6, with the protein product MSGKAPPGLEGRVRKTLQKVFGFESFKTSLQESATMAVARGEKDVFVCMPTGAGKSLCYQLPAVLAVGITIVISPLIALIQDQVDHLLALKIKACSLNSKLSAQEKKTILADLASEKPQVKLLYITPEMAAASSFQPTLNSLMSRNLLSYLVIDEAHCVSQWGHDFRPDYLRLGSLRSRIPHTPCVALTATATKQVQEDVVAALKLKQPLSTFKTPCFRSNLFYDVQFKELLTDPYANLKDFCLKALEVKGATGVYSGCGIVYCRMRDVCDQLAIELSYRGLKAKAYHAGLKAADRTSVQNEWMEEKIPVIVATISFGMGVDKGNVRFVAHWNIAKSMAGYYQESGRAGRDGKPSCCRLYYSRNDRDQVSFLIKKELSNIQEKKGALKESDKAVMTAFDAIVNFCEELGNSQWLR